A DNA window from Gemmatimonadales bacterium contains the following coding sequences:
- a CDS encoding xanthine dehydrogenase family protein subunit M, with product MIPQTFDYVRARNIGDALKALAAKDGAKVIAGGHSLIPIMRFRLAQPSLLVDIGHLPELRGIAEARRGAKIGAGTTYRELLESALLTERFPIIAECTSGIGDLQVRNKGTIGGGLAHADPAADMPAVMLTLDARFVLRSKRGKRTVAAREFFQGSFSTAMAEDELMVEIVLPPPPRNAGMAYVSFEQAASGYALAGAAAIVKRSRATVAECALAMTGVSDRAYLVKATEQLVGTKGEPETIEKVAAQAADGVEVNGDIHAPADYRRHLATVAARQALQKALVRSKK from the coding sequence ATGATCCCCCAGACCTTCGACTACGTGCGCGCCCGGAACATCGGGGACGCGCTGAAGGCGCTCGCGGCGAAGGACGGCGCCAAGGTGATCGCGGGAGGGCACAGCCTGATCCCGATCATGAGGTTCCGTCTCGCGCAGCCCTCCCTACTCGTGGACATCGGCCATCTGCCGGAGCTGCGCGGGATCGCGGAGGCGCGGCGCGGCGCGAAGATCGGCGCGGGTACGACCTACCGCGAGCTGCTGGAGTCGGCGCTCCTCACCGAGCGCTTCCCCATCATCGCCGAATGCACGTCGGGTATCGGAGACCTCCAGGTGCGCAACAAGGGAACGATCGGCGGAGGGCTCGCGCACGCGGACCCGGCAGCGGACATGCCGGCGGTGATGCTCACGCTGGACGCGCGATTCGTCTTGCGCTCGAAGCGCGGCAAGCGCACGGTGGCCGCGCGCGAGTTCTTCCAGGGCTCGTTCTCCACGGCCATGGCTGAGGACGAGCTGATGGTCGAGATCGTCCTGCCGCCGCCGCCGCGCAATGCGGGGATGGCGTACGTGAGCTTCGAGCAGGCGGCCTCCGGCTACGCGCTGGCGGGCGCGGCCGCGATCGTGAAGCGCTCGCGCGCGACGGTCGCCGAGTGCGCGCTCGCGATGACCGGCGTGTCGGACCGCGCCTACCTGGTGAAGGCCACGGAGCAGTTGGTGGGCACCAAGGGCGAGCCGGAGACCATCGAGAAGGTCGCCGCGCAGGCCGCGGACGGTGTCGAGGTGAACGGCGACATCCACGCGCCGGCGGATTATCGCCGGCACCTCGCGACCGTCGCGGCGCGACAGGCGCTGCAGAAGGCGCTGGTGCGGTCGAAGAAGTAG
- a CDS encoding carbon monoxide dehydrogenase subunit G: MQLTFAGSPEVAAPREVLWARLLDPSAVAACAPGVESVEALDEAHYKVVCAFGVGAIKARFTLHVELADLAPPEAAKMRAHGTAPGSVVDVQTGIRLESLGPMQTRLHWTAEATIGGTIASVGARLFEGTARKIINRFWQDFAAKASASILPA, encoded by the coding sequence TTGCAGCTCACCTTCGCCGGCTCCCCCGAGGTCGCGGCCCCGCGCGAGGTGTTGTGGGCGCGCCTCCTGGATCCGAGCGCCGTGGCCGCGTGCGCGCCCGGGGTCGAGTCGGTCGAGGCGCTCGACGAGGCCCACTACAAGGTGGTGTGCGCCTTCGGCGTCGGCGCGATCAAGGCGCGCTTCACGTTGCACGTCGAATTGGCGGACCTCGCGCCGCCGGAGGCCGCGAAGATGCGTGCCCACGGCACCGCACCTGGCTCGGTCGTGGACGTGCAGACGGGGATCCGGCTCGAATCGCTCGGGCCCATGCAAACCCGCCTCCACTGGACGGCTGAGGCCACGATCGGCGGCACCATCGCCAGTGTAGGGGCGCGCCTCTTCGAGGGAACCGCCCGCAAGATCATTAACCGGTTCTGGCAGGACTTCGCCGCGAAGGCTTCCGCGTCTATCCTTCCTGCATGA
- a CDS encoding MoxR family ATPase: MSGPPPSIDALQAAFAAHRYVADRDLATAVYLSLALGRPLLLEGEAGVGKTEVGRTLAAVLGAELIRLQCYEGLDVNTAVYEWDYPRQMLEIRLLEARGEAKSAATRDIFSEEFLIRRPLLKALANSHAAPPVLLIDEIDRADEEFEAYLLEVLADFAVTVPEIGTIKADNPPRVIITSNRTREVHDALKRRCLYHWIDYPTAERELAILSRRMPDLPATLAREVVTFVQRLRATDLTKVPGIAETIDWAAALVALGAKTLDAEQIERTLGALLKYQEDVSAMRGGGGARKLLDEVRAGA, encoded by the coding sequence ATGAGCGGCCCACCTCCTTCCATTGACGCGCTCCAGGCCGCCTTCGCCGCGCATCGCTACGTCGCCGACCGCGACCTCGCCACCGCCGTCTACCTCTCGCTCGCCCTCGGCCGGCCCCTGTTGCTCGAAGGCGAGGCCGGCGTGGGGAAGACCGAGGTGGGCCGCACCCTCGCCGCCGTGCTCGGCGCAGAGCTGATCCGGCTCCAGTGCTACGAGGGGCTCGACGTCAACACCGCGGTATACGAGTGGGATTATCCGCGGCAGATGCTGGAGATCCGCCTGCTCGAGGCGCGCGGTGAGGCCAAGAGTGCCGCGACCCGCGACATCTTCAGCGAGGAGTTCCTGATCCGCAGGCCGCTCCTCAAGGCGCTGGCGAACTCCCACGCCGCACCGCCGGTGCTCTTGATCGACGAGATCGACCGCGCCGACGAGGAGTTCGAGGCGTACCTGCTCGAGGTGCTCGCCGATTTCGCCGTCACGGTGCCGGAGATAGGCACGATCAAGGCGGATAACCCGCCTCGCGTCATCATAACGAGCAACCGCACCCGCGAGGTGCACGATGCGCTCAAGCGTCGCTGCCTCTACCACTGGATCGACTACCCGACCGCCGAGCGAGAGCTGGCCATCCTCAGCCGCCGCATGCCGGACCTGCCGGCGACGCTGGCACGCGAAGTCGTGACCTTCGTGCAGCGTCTCCGCGCGACCGACCTCACCAAGGTGCCCGGCATCGCGGAGACCATCGACTGGGCCGCCGCGCTGGTCGCCCTCGGCGCGAAGACCCTCGATGCGGAGCAGATCGAGCGCACCCTGGGCGCGCTGCTCAAGTACCAGGAGGACGTGAGCGCGATGCGCGGGGGCGGGGGCGCTAGGAAGCTGCTCGACGAAGTGCGCGCGGGCGCATGA